AATGTCGGCCACTTCGCCGACCCGTTGAAAACGGCGACGCACGCCGGTAAAGCCGGCGATTGCTTCGGCGGTTATCGCGAACGGCACTTCCAACTCTTCGGCCACGGTCACGACGGCCAGGGCGTTTTGCACCATGTGACGGCCCGGCAGCGGGACGGTCACCCGGCCGATGGTCTGCTTGCCGCGCATGGCCGTGAAGGTCGTGTTAAATCCGTCGAACGTCATTTCCGTGGCGCGGAACTCGGCCTCCTTGCTCAAGCCGTACGTGATCAGCCGCTTGCGGACCGAGGGAATGATCGCCCGGATGTTTTCATCATCGACGCACAAGATACACACGCCGTAGAAAGGCACCTTGTTGATGAATTGTAGGAACGTGCGCTTGAGTTGCTCCATCCCGGCGTAATGATCCAGGTGTTCCAGGTCGATGTTGGTTACCACCGCCGCGGTGGGGTCCAGCAATAGGAAACTGCCGTCGGATTCGTCCGCCTCGGTGACGAAGGTTTCGCCCTCGCCGAGCCGCGCGTTGGAGCCGATGGAATCCACCCGGCCGCCCACGACCACGGTCGGGTCGAAACCCGCCGCGCCCAATACCGTAGCCAACACGCTGGTCGTCGTCGTTTTGCCGTGACTGCCGGCGACGGCGACGCTGTATTTTTTCATGCGCATCAACTCGGCCAGCATTTCCGCCCGCGGGATCACCGGAATTTTTGCCGCCTTGGCGGCGATCAACTCCGGATTGCTCGGGCGAATGGCGCTCGAGGTCACAACTACGTCGGTATTCTCGACGAATTTACTGTCGTGTCCGATGTAAATCGTGGCGCCCAGCCGCTCCAGATTCTCGGTGATATCGCTTCCGCTCAGGTCGGAACCGGAAACCTGAAAGCCGAGGTTGAGCAGGATTTCGGCGATACCCGACATGCCGATCCCGCCGATGCCCACGAGGTGAATGTGCTTCGTTTGTCCGAGCATATTTAATCTCCGGCTGCGCCGGCGAGTTCCCGGCGTGCCAACACGTGAATGACGCGGTTTTGTGCGATGGCCTCGGCTTCGCAATGCCGCGCCGCCGAAAGGATCACACCCATCAAAATAAAATTGAGTAGGGTGTTGGAGCCGCCGGCGGAAAACCAGGGCAGGCTCAACCCCTTGTTGGGCAGCAGCGACATGACGACTGCGGCGTTGATCACCACCTGAATACCGATCAGCGTGCCCGCGCCGATACCGAGGAAACGCAGGAAGGAATCCGTGGCCTTGGCCGTGATGCGGATCGTGCGCCAGATCAACACGAAAAACAGCCCGAACAGCACCAGCAGGCCAAGCAGCCCCAATTCTTCCCCGATGTGGGCAAGGATAAAGTCCGTGTGGATTTCCGGCACGTAGAAGGCTTTCTGCCAGCCGTTTCCGTATCCCGCGCCGAACCACCCGCCCACGCCGATGCCGATCTTCGCCTGCCACGGCTGCCAATTGACACCGAACAAACTCTCGTCGGTCGGAAATAGGAAAGCCAGCAGGCGTCGCAGGCG
The DNA window shown above is from Candidatus Lernaella stagnicola and carries:
- the murC gene encoding UDP-N-acetylmuramate--L-alanine ligase, translating into MLGQTKHIHLVGIGGIGMSGIAEILLNLGFQVSGSDLSGSDITENLERLGATIYIGHDSKFVENTDVVVTSSAIRPSNPELIAAKAAKIPVIPRAEMLAELMRMKKYSVAVAGSHGKTTTTSVLATVLGAAGFDPTVVVGGRVDSIGSNARLGEGETFVTEADESDGSFLLLDPTAAVVTNIDLEHLDHYAGMEQLKRTFLQFINKVPFYGVCILCVDDENIRAIIPSVRKRLITYGLSKEAEFRATEMTFDGFNTTFTAMRGKQTIGRVTVPLPGRHMVQNALAVVTVAEELEVPFAITAEAIAGFTGVRRRFQRVGEVADILLIDDYGHHPTEIKATLAAAQTGFDRRLVVAFQPHRYTRTRDLFDEFLTTFRSADKLFITDIYAASETPIEGVTAQKLVDGIRAVGQQDVEYYPNQEELLQTLVDTVQPGDLVLTLGAGDLNKLAVRLLAKLKERHE